In one Dama dama isolate Ldn47 chromosome 5, ASM3311817v1, whole genome shotgun sequence genomic region, the following are encoded:
- the DHRS7B gene encoding dehydrogenase/reductase SDR family member 7B isoform X1, with the protein MDFITSTAILPLLLGCVGLFSLFKLLQWLRMRAYVRNAVVVITGATSGLGRECARVFHAAGARLVLCGRNAEALEELSQELAASRAPEVQTHKPYTVTFDLADPGAIAGAASEILQCFGHVDVLINNAGISYRGAIVDTSPDVDKRVMETNYFGPVALTKALLPAMIRRRQGHVVAISSIQGKISLPFRSAYAASKHATQAFFDCLRAEVEQHDIEVTVISPGYIHTNLSLNAVTADGSKYGVMDETTAQGRSPVQVAQDVLAALGKKKKDVVLADLMPSLAVYLRTLAPGLFFRLMASRARKERKSKHS; encoded by the exons ATGGACTTCATCACCTCCACGGCCATTCTGCCCCTGCTCCTGGGCTGCGTGGGCCTCTTCAGCCTCTTCAAGCTGCTTCAGTGGCTGCGCATGAGGGCCTACGTCCGGAACGCCGTGGTGGTCATCACCGGCGCCACATCAGGCCTGGGCCGAG AATGTGCCAGAGTTTTTCACGCTGCCGGCGCTAGGCTGGTGCTCTGTGGCCGGAACGCCGAGGCCCTGGAGGAGCTCAGCCAAGAACTTGCTGCTTCCCGGGCTCCGGAG GTGCAGACACACAAGCCTTATACAGTGACCTTCGACCTCGCAGACCCTGGAGCCATAGCAGGGGCTGCCTCCGAGATCCTGCAGTGCTTTGGCCACGTGGATGTGCTCATCAATAATGCCGGGATCAGCTACCGAGGTGCCATTGTGGACACCAGCCCAGACGTGGATAAGAGAGTGATGGAGACAAACTACTTTGGTCCAGTAGCTCTGACAAAGG CGCTCCTGCCTGCCATGATCAGAAGGCGCCAGGGCCACGTGGTTGCGATCAGCAGCATCCAGGGCAAGATCAGCCTGCCCTTCCGATCTGCGT ACGCGGCCTCCAAACACGCAACCCAGGCCTTCTTTGACTGTCTGCGGGCTGAGGTGGAGCAGCATGACATCGAGGTGACGGTCATCAGCCCTGGCTACATCCACACCAATCTCTCCCTTAACGCAGTCACAGCTGACGGATCCAAGTACGGAG TGATGGATGAGACCACGGCCCAGGGCCGAAGTCCTGTGCAGGTGGCCCAAGACGTCCTGGCTGCTCtggggaagaagaagaaggatgTGGTGCTGGCCGACCTGATGCCTTCCCTGGCTGTTTACCTTCGAACTCTGGCTCCTGGGCTCTTCTTTAGACTCATGGCCTCCCGGGCCAGGAAGGAGCGGAAGTCCAAGCACAGCTAG
- the DHRS7B gene encoding dehydrogenase/reductase SDR family member 7B isoform X2, translating into MVSAATRKSLLRARVMDFITSTAILPLLLGCVGLFSLFKLLQWLRMRAYVRNAVVVITGATSGLGRECARVFHAAGARLVLCGRNAEALEELSQELAASRAPEVQTHKPYTVTFDLADPGAIAGAASEILQCFGHVDVLINNAGISYRGAIVDTSPDVDKRVMETNYFGPVALTKALLPAMIRRRQGHVVAISSIQGKISLPFRSAYAASKHATQAFFDCLRAEVEQHDIEVTVISPGYIHTNLSLNAVTADGSKYGVMDETTAQGRSPVQVAQDVLAALGKKKKDVVLADLMPSLAVYLRTLAPGLFFRLMASRARKERKSKHS; encoded by the exons GAAGAGTCTGCTGAGGGCACGGGTCATGGACTTCATCACCTCCACGGCCATTCTGCCCCTGCTCCTGGGCTGCGTGGGCCTCTTCAGCCTCTTCAAGCTGCTTCAGTGGCTGCGCATGAGGGCCTACGTCCGGAACGCCGTGGTGGTCATCACCGGCGCCACATCAGGCCTGGGCCGAG AATGTGCCAGAGTTTTTCACGCTGCCGGCGCTAGGCTGGTGCTCTGTGGCCGGAACGCCGAGGCCCTGGAGGAGCTCAGCCAAGAACTTGCTGCTTCCCGGGCTCCGGAG GTGCAGACACACAAGCCTTATACAGTGACCTTCGACCTCGCAGACCCTGGAGCCATAGCAGGGGCTGCCTCCGAGATCCTGCAGTGCTTTGGCCACGTGGATGTGCTCATCAATAATGCCGGGATCAGCTACCGAGGTGCCATTGTGGACACCAGCCCAGACGTGGATAAGAGAGTGATGGAGACAAACTACTTTGGTCCAGTAGCTCTGACAAAGG CGCTCCTGCCTGCCATGATCAGAAGGCGCCAGGGCCACGTGGTTGCGATCAGCAGCATCCAGGGCAAGATCAGCCTGCCCTTCCGATCTGCGT ACGCGGCCTCCAAACACGCAACCCAGGCCTTCTTTGACTGTCTGCGGGCTGAGGTGGAGCAGCATGACATCGAGGTGACGGTCATCAGCCCTGGCTACATCCACACCAATCTCTCCCTTAACGCAGTCACAGCTGACGGATCCAAGTACGGAG TGATGGATGAGACCACGGCCCAGGGCCGAAGTCCTGTGCAGGTGGCCCAAGACGTCCTGGCTGCTCtggggaagaagaagaaggatgTGGTGCTGGCCGACCTGATGCCTTCCCTGGCTGTTTACCTTCGAACTCTGGCTCCTGGGCTCTTCTTTAGACTCATGGCCTCCCGGGCCAGGAAGGAGCGGAAGTCCAAGCACAGCTAG
- the NATD1 gene encoding protein NATD1, translating into MAQSPAAASPGAPEQGCPIRVEHDRRRRQFTVRLNGCHDRAVLLYEYVGKRIVDLQHTEVPDAYRGRGIAKHLAKAALDFVVEEDLRAHVTCWYIQKFVKENPLPQYLERLQP; encoded by the exons ATGGCGCAGTCGCCGGCAGCAGCGTCGCCGGGCGCGCCGGAGCAGGGCTGCCCCATCCGCGTGGAGCACGACCGTCGGCGCCGCCAGTTCACCGTCCGGCTCAACG gaTGTCACGACCGGGCAGTCCTGCTCTATGAGTATGTGGGCAAGCGGATCGTGGACCTACAGCACACGGAGGTCCCTGACGCCTACCGCGGGCGCGGCATCGCCAAGCACCTGGCCAAG GCCGCTCTGGACTTTGTGGTGGAGGAGGACCTGAGAGCCCATGTCACGTGCTGGTACATCCAGAAGTTCGTCAAGGAGAACCCTCTACCGCAGTACCTGGAGCGCCTGCAGCCATAG
- the TMEM11 gene encoding transmembrane protein 11, mitochondrial encodes MAAWGRRRLGPGSGGGGARERVSLSATDCYIVHEIYNGENAQDQFEYELEQALEAQYKYIVIEPTRIGDETARWITVGNCLHKTTVLAGTACLFTPLALPLDYSHYISLPAGVLSLACCTLYGISWQFDPCCKYQVEYDAYRLSRLPLHTLTSSTPVVLVRKDDLHRKRLHNTIALAALVYCAKKIYELCAV; translated from the exons ATGGCCGCGTGGGGAAGGAGGCGTCTCGGCCCGGGCAGCGGCGGTGGCGGCGCTCGAGAGAG GGTGAGCCTGTCGGCCACAGACTGTTACATTGTGCACGAGATCTACAACGGGGAGAACGCCCAAGACCAGTTTGAGTACGAGCTGGAGCAGGCCCTGGAAGCCCAGTACAAGTACATCGTGATCGAGCCCACCCGCATCGGGGACGAGACGGCCCGCTGGATCACTGTGGGCAACTGCCTGCACAAGACCACCGTGCTGGCGGGCACCGCCTGCCTCTTCACCCCGCTGGCGCTGCCCCTGGATTACTCCCACTACATCTCCCTGCCCGCAGGCGTGctgagcctggcctgctgcaccCTCTACGGCATCTCCTGGCAGTTTGACCCCTGCTGCAAGTACCAGGTGGAGTACGACGCCTACAGACTGTCGCGCCTGCCCCTGCACACACTCACCTCGTCCACCCCGGTGGTGCTGGTCCGGAAGGACGACTTGCACAGAAAGAGACTGCACAACACGATAGCGCTGGCGGCCCTGGTGTACTGTGCCAAGAAGATCTACGAGCTCTGCGCCGTATGA